In Suttonella indologenes, one genomic interval encodes:
- the mobA gene encoding molybdenum cofactor guanylyltransferase gives MTDCLTILCGGASTRMGQDKALLPLGDESLLQRHVHMAQEAGFRVQIAAAGVDYADLPADIVRVQDKLPERAGPLSALAGALQALALCGGQGTYLMPVDTLLTAAQLRDVLGKSQPASWITIAERGQLHNVFAYAEVALLPRIEQWLAGGIRALQPLNSVQGAKLVALPQEWSPLLGFNTPEEWQQAKEYYERI, from the coding sequence ATGACTGATTGCCTCACGATTTTATGCGGCGGCGCTTCGACGCGCATGGGGCAGGACAAGGCATTGCTGCCGCTCGGCGATGAAAGCCTGCTGCAACGCCATGTGCACATGGCGCAAGAAGCGGGCTTTCGCGTGCAAATCGCCGCTGCCGGCGTGGATTATGCCGATTTGCCTGCCGATATTGTGCGCGTGCAAGACAAATTGCCGGAGCGGGCGGGGCCTTTGTCGGCATTGGCGGGGGCTTTGCAAGCTTTGGCACTTTGCGGCGGACAAGGTACTTATCTGATGCCGGTGGATACTTTGCTGACGGCAGCGCAATTGCGTGATGTGTTGGGCAAATCTCAACCGGCATCGTGGATAACCATCGCCGAGCGCGGACAATTGCATAATGTGTTCGCCTATGCCGAAGTCGCACTGCTGCCGCGGATTGAGCAATGGTTGGCGGGCGGCATTCGTGCTTTGCAGCCGCTGAATTCGGTGCAGGGGGCGAAATTGGTCGCCCTGCCGCAAGAGTGGTCACCGCTATTGGGCTTTAATACGCCGGAAGAATGGCAGCAGGCAAAGGAATATTATGAGCGGATTTAG
- the moaB gene encoding molybdenum cofactor biosynthesis protein B: MSHAEKQFYPLNIAVLTVSDTRTLAEDTSGQYLVEVLQAAGHHLAARELLTDDKYGIRAQVAQWIADKSVQVVLITGGTGFYGRDNTPEAVSVLFDKQIDGFGEVFRAASMQEIGLSTMQSRALAGMANRTAVFCLPGSTGACKTGWEKVLCEQLDSRTGPCNFYPHLTRADD; the protein is encoded by the coding sequence ATGAGCCATGCGGAAAAACAATTTTACCCTCTAAACATCGCGGTCTTGACCGTATCGGACACGCGGACTTTGGCGGAAGACACCTCAGGACAATATTTAGTCGAAGTGCTTCAGGCAGCAGGGCATCATTTGGCTGCGCGTGAATTGCTTACGGACGATAAATACGGTATCCGCGCACAAGTGGCGCAATGGATTGCCGATAAATCCGTGCAAGTGGTCTTAATCACGGGCGGTACCGGTTTTTATGGACGCGATAATACACCGGAAGCGGTATCGGTCTTATTCGACAAACAGATTGACGGTTTCGGTGAGGTTTTTCGCGCCGCTTCCATGCAAGAAATCGGCTTAAGCACCATGCAGTCGCGCGCTTTGGCGGGCATGGCAAACCGCACCGCGGTGTTCTGTCTGCCCGGTTCTACCGGCGCCTGCAAGACCGGTTGGGAAAAAGTTCTGTGCGAACAATTGGACAGCCGCACAGGTCCCTGTAATTTCTATCCGCATCTGACGCGCGCCGATGACTGA
- the moaA gene encoding GTP 3',8-cyclase MoaA, whose translation MSSAALIDPFQRRIAYLRLSVTDFCNYRCVYCLPEGYQGCATPDELSLAEIEILVRAFAESGTEKIRLTGGEPTMRRDIVEIAQICAAQAGIKKVAITTNAHRLDKLYRPLIDAGIAQFNISVDSFREETFRRMTGRNSLAGILQAVEKMLDEGFRHIKLNALLMRETASETLADTLAFVKERPLTMRFIELMRTNDNTALYEKSHISAAEITQMLLAEGWVLRERTPLSGPALEFSHADYAGGIGIIAPYSKDFCSSCNRLRVTSTGKMHLCLFDSINYDLRDYLRAGDVQGLKAQLQRLIAVKPASHQLHSNDSGIMAHLAQIGG comes from the coding sequence ATGAGTTCCGCCGCATTGATTGACCCTTTCCAGCGCCGCATCGCTTATTTGCGTTTGTCTGTTACCGATTTTTGCAATTACCGCTGCGTGTATTGTCTGCCCGAAGGCTATCAAGGCTGCGCCACGCCCGATGAATTAAGTCTTGCCGAGATTGAAATCTTGGTGCGCGCTTTTGCCGAATCCGGCACGGAAAAAATCCGTCTGACCGGCGGCGAACCGACCATGCGCCGCGATATTGTCGAGATTGCGCAAATCTGCGCGGCGCAGGCGGGTATTAAGAAAGTAGCGATTACCACCAATGCGCACCGCTTGGACAAACTTTATCGTCCGCTGATTGATGCCGGCATCGCGCAATTCAATATTTCCGTGGACAGTTTTCGTGAAGAGACTTTCCGCCGCATGACAGGCAGAAACAGTCTTGCCGGCATTTTGCAGGCGGTGGAAAAAATGTTGGATGAAGGCTTTCGCCATATCAAGCTCAATGCCTTATTGATGCGCGAAACCGCGTCCGAGACTTTGGCGGATACTTTGGCTTTTGTGAAAGAACGGCCGCTGACCATGCGTTTTATCGAACTGATGCGCACCAATGACAATACCGCTCTTTATGAGAAATCGCATATCAGCGCGGCGGAAATCACGCAAATGCTGCTGGCGGAGGGCTGGGTGCTGCGCGAACGCACGCCTTTATCAGGTCCGGCATTGGAATTCAGCCATGCCGATTATGCCGGCGGTATCGGCATCATTGCACCGTACAGCAAGGATTTTTGCAGCAGTTGCAATCGTTTGCGCGTTACTTCAACAGGCAAAATGCATCTGTGTTTATTTGACAGCATTAACTATGATTTGCGCGATTATCTGCGCGCCGGCGACGTGCAGGGCTTGAAAGCCCAATTGCAGCGCCTGATTGCGGTTAAGCCCGCAAGTCATCAATTGCATAGTAATGATTCGGGCATCATGGCGCATTTGGCGCAAATTGGCGGTTAA
- the glp gene encoding gephyrin-like molybdotransferase Glp, whose product MLSVDELQERIRATLAAHQQQEQEHVPLDQAQGRILAQEMISNVNIPPADVSAMDGYALAEAAQADSVFSVIGESIAGKPFEGAVQAGQTVRIMTGAVVPAQCRCVIMQEHVRREADRIVLTKDCREGANIRRAGEELRGGDAVLYTGRCLNAADILLLASLGIAQVPVFKKLRVAIFSTGDELLAVGETLSREGQIYDSNRAMICALLRRLPVEIVDMGLIADDIEAIKVALAQAGQDCDAVITSGGVSVGDYDFLKMAVEALGEIHTYKVKMKPGKPFVFGKIGRAVYFGLPGNPVSSYVGMNRLVNPALRQMAHAQALPDLVLHLPLNQDLKKGAGRRDFQRGVMQMGAKGWEVGSASRQDSHRVHGLSSANCLIDLPEEMENPTAGTIVAVHPFFSHFSGGD is encoded by the coding sequence ATGCTTAGTGTAGACGAATTACAAGAACGTATCCGCGCGACGCTCGCCGCGCATCAGCAGCAGGAACAAGAACATGTGCCGCTTGATCAGGCACAGGGGCGTATTCTGGCGCAGGAGATGATTTCCAATGTGAATATTCCGCCGGCGGATGTGTCTGCTATGGACGGCTATGCCTTGGCGGAAGCGGCACAGGCGGATAGCGTTTTCAGCGTGATTGGCGAATCGATTGCCGGCAAGCCTTTTGAGGGCGCGGTGCAGGCAGGGCAGACGGTGCGGATTATGACGGGCGCAGTCGTACCGGCGCAATGCCGCTGCGTCATCATGCAAGAGCATGTGCGGCGCGAGGCGGATCGCATCGTCTTAACGAAAGATTGCCGCGAGGGTGCCAATATCCGTCGCGCCGGCGAAGAATTGCGGGGCGGCGATGCCGTTTTATATACTGGTCGCTGTCTGAATGCGGCGGATATTTTATTGCTGGCTTCTTTGGGCATTGCGCAAGTACCGGTGTTTAAAAAATTGCGCGTCGCCATCTTCTCTACCGGCGACGAATTGCTTGCCGTCGGCGAGACATTAAGCCGGGAAGGACAGATTTATGACAGCAACCGCGCGATGATTTGCGCCTTGCTGCGCCGTCTGCCGGTGGAAATTGTGGATATGGGCTTGATTGCCGACGATATAGAGGCGATTAAAGTGGCTTTGGCGCAGGCGGGGCAAGATTGCGATGCGGTGATTACTTCCGGCGGCGTGTCGGTCGGCGATTACGATTTCTTGAAAATGGCGGTGGAAGCCTTGGGTGAGATTCATACCTATAAAGTGAAGATGAAGCCGGGCAAGCCTTTTGTCTTCGGCAAAATCGGGCGGGCGGTATATTTCGGTCTGCCGGGCAATCCCGTATCCAGTTATGTGGGCATGAACCGCTTGGTCAACCCCGCTTTGCGCCAGATGGCGCATGCGCAAGCCTTGCCGGATTTGGTGCTGCATCTGCCTTTGAATCAAGACTTGAAAAAGGGCGCAGGACGGCGCGATTTTCAGCGCGGCGTGATGCAGATGGGCGCCAAGGGCTGGGAAGTGGGCAGCGCTTCGCGGCAGGATTCTCACCGCGTGCATGGTTTGTCGAGCGCCAATTGTCTGATTGATTTACCGGAAGAGATGGAAAATCCCACTGCCGGTACAATAGTCGCCGTGCATCCTTTCTTCAGCCATTTTTCAGGAGGCGATTGA
- a CDS encoding NapC/NirT family cytochrome c: MANNRKVMLFMTKKGLFLIIFCALLIGAIGLYATHWSLRATSTTEFCVSCHSMEKPLKEWQSSKHFSNVKGIQAGCADCHIPHDNDWVYVKTKITTGLKDMIAEMRGTIPDAAAFEEKRGEMAKRVWAEMEKNNSATCRSCHKAEVWDIYAQSEKAQREHQRMESENMTCISCHRGIAHFPPEFTEDADRAAGHLHELAAKTADNAAALFPIAEIEGYADSGKQKAAARIFPSTALKVLAGEGGMRQVQIEGFQQEGAEQVIYAQHGKRIIAAVINDPMLENISVQGEFRHHEASDTNWRPVQFSAWISAEHMLSDVQALWDYGDELNNAYCGGCHAVIPAHHYNANQWPAIVNGMANRTSINENGKLVLTYYLQNHSKDVTGANHD, from the coding sequence ATGGCAAATAATAGAAAAGTAATGCTTTTCATGACGAAAAAAGGTTTATTTCTTATCATTTTCTGCGCATTGCTCATCGGAGCCATCGGACTGTATGCCACGCATTGGTCTTTGCGCGCCACCAGCACGACCGAATTCTGCGTCAGCTGCCACTCGATGGAAAAACCCTTGAAAGAATGGCAAAGCAGCAAACATTTTTCCAATGTCAAAGGCATTCAGGCGGGTTGTGCGGACTGCCATATCCCGCACGATAACGACTGGGTGTATGTGAAAACCAAAATCACCACCGGCTTGAAAGATATGATTGCCGAGATGCGCGGCACCATCCCCGATGCCGCTGCCTTTGAAGAAAAACGCGGCGAGATGGCAAAACGCGTCTGGGCAGAAATGGAGAAAAACAATTCCGCCACCTGCCGCAGCTGCCATAAAGCGGAAGTTTGGGACATTTATGCGCAATCCGAAAAAGCGCAGCGCGAACATCAGAGAATGGAAAGCGAAAACATGACCTGTATCAGCTGCCACCGCGGTATCGCGCATTTTCCGCCTGAATTTACCGAAGACGCCGACCGCGCTGCCGGACATTTGCACGAACTGGCGGCAAAAACCGCCGACAATGCCGCCGCTCTCTTCCCTATCGCCGAAATCGAAGGCTATGCCGACAGCGGCAAGCAAAAGGCTGCGGCGAGAATCTTCCCCAGCACCGCGCTGAAAGTGCTTGCCGGCGAAGGCGGTATGCGCCAAGTGCAAATTGAGGGCTTCCAGCAGGAAGGCGCGGAGCAAGTCATTTACGCGCAGCACGGTAAACGCATCATTGCGGCGGTCATCAACGACCCGATGCTGGAAAACATTAGCGTGCAGGGTGAGTTCCGACACCATGAAGCCAGCGATACCAATTGGCGCCCCGTTCAATTCAGCGCATGGATTAGCGCGGAACATATGCTTTCCGATGTGCAAGCCCTATGGGATTATGGCGATGAGCTGAATAACGCTTATTGTGGCGGTTGCCATGCGGTTATCCCTGCGCATCATTACAACGCCAACCAATGGCCCGCGATTGTTAACGGCATGGCAAACCGTACCTCCATTAACGAAAACGGCAAATTAGTCTTAACCTACTACCTTCAAAATCACTCGA